The DNA window TCAGCCGCTTTCTTCCCGCGTTCCGGGCCGTGGTCCCCATCTTCGCGGGAACGAGCGGAATGAGCTTCTGGCGCGCCGCCGTGCCCATCGCCGTCGCCAGTGCCGCGTGGTACGGGCTGATCGTGTACCTGGGCGCCACCGCGGGCGAGAACTGGGAGCAGATCCGCGCCAGCGTCGAGGCGTCAGGCCGATACCTGGCCATCGCGGCCGCCGTCCTGGGCGCTATCGTCCTGTGGTGGTGGTACCGCAGCCGCAGGGAATCGCGCGAGTGACCGAGTCTGTCGTCGCAGCTGCCGACAAGCCAGCGCCGCCAATCTCGTTCGCGGTCGAGCAGTTCATCGACTACCTGCGGTTCGAGCGCAACCTTTCGGAGCTGACCCTCGAGGCGTACGAGCACGACATCGTCCGCATGGCCGAGTTCGCCCGCACCAAGGGGCGCGCCACCCCGGGCGACGTCACCACGTCGGATCTCCGCAACTACTTCCTGCTGCTGAAGGACCTGGGGCTGGCCCCGTCGTCCATCGGCCGAAACGTCTCGTCGCTGCACACCTACTTCCGCTTTCTGCTCGGCGAAAACCTGGTCGTCGCGGACCCTAGTGAGGGCATCGCCACGCCCAAGGCCTGGAAGAGGCTGCCCGACGTGCTGAGCGTGGCCGAGATGGAGGCGCTGCTGGAGGCGCCTGACCTGTCGCATCCGCTGGCGTGGCGCGATCGTGCGATGCTGGAGTTCGCCTACGCCAGCGGGGTGCGCGTGTCGGAGCTGACGGACCTGCGCATCCGCAACCTGTACCTGGACGAGGAGTTCGCCAGCGTCTTCGGGAAGGGGGCCAAGGAGCGGCTGGTGCCCATCGGCCGGCGGGCCATCGGCGCGCTCTCCATCTACCTGCGCGAGACCCGGCCCGTGCTGGACCGCGGCAAGGGCGAGGGGCGCGTGTTCCTGAACGCGCGCGGCGGTCCGCTGACGCGGATGGGCGTGTGGAAGATCCTGCGGCAGCACGTGCAGACGGCGGGCATCGAGAAGCGCGTGAGCCCCCACGTGCTGCGCCACTCGTTCGCCACGCACCTGCTGGAGGGCGGGGCAGACCTGGTGGCCGTGCAGGAGATGCTGGGCCACGCCGACATCGGCACCACGCAGCGCTACACCCATGTGGACCGCACCTACCTGCAACAGGAGCACCGCAGCCACCACCCGCGGGCATAGATTGAGGCGTTACTCCCGCCTCGGATCCTTTAAACATTTCCGCGCGGTTCACTGCGGCCAAATAAGCAACAAGTATCCCTCTTGACTCCGACCAAAGGCCGCCGCAATCTATCGAAGTAGCGACATTAACGTACCCATTTCCCAGGAGGTGCCGTACTTCGCTCTTAGCTTTCCAATCCGTGCACTTCTCCGCAGCCCCAATTCATTGGCGCTTTGGCCGCACGTCCAGATCCCCTCCTTCAGACGTAAGCCGGGTTCGGCGCTGGCTGACACCACTGCTTGGGAGCCCAGACCCCACCTGTATCTCCCGTCGCAATTGGAATGATATCCTCTTGCGAGCCAACACCTAACACCTGCCTACCGGTTGACCCATGCCCAACACGCGCTCGTTCTGCTTCTGTCTAGTTTTCGGATTTCTCCTTACTGCGCCACAACTGCCCGCGCAAACGCCCCCTGCATGTCGCACATCATCAACGACGAACTCACCCGTTACAATTGCCCGCCGTTCAGAAGCAGCTACACAAATACTAAGCGTGCTCACGGCCCTATCATCAGACCGAGCGGAGCAGTTCCGCCAGAAGTGCGATGCCGTCGCTTCGTTCCTGGCGAACCCGTTTGCTCCTACTGCAAAAGCCCCCGGCTCGGACGAACTGAATGACGCACGTCTGATCATCGAGGCTCTCGCACCTGACTCGATCGTCAAGTCAGTCGATTTCCGGAACCTCGTCCCTGTGGGGTATAGTCCAGATGGCAAGTCTTCCGGTGCCGGGGCATGGCTCAACCCAACAGCGCTGGCCGGCGGCGCGGCTGACTTCGTGGTTGAGCGGGCGAAGGACGAGATGGTCTATACATTCGTTACAAATCTTGGTGATGACGTCAGCGGGATCGCTCTGTTCCGAGTCGGGTTCCCACGATCCGTTGCGTTGATGGCCGATATTGAAGTGGGAACGTTCCAGTCATTGATGCCAGTCGTGCGCTTGGCCGTGGCGCAAGATCTTCAGGAATTTCCTTCCAGATTGATGGAAGACTCAGTCTCGGCGGCTTTGGGCCTTGCAGGGAAGCGACCGTATGTCCTCGCAATGAGTCTACTGTATCGACATGGGCTCGAAATTCACCGCGGCGTGTCACCGGCGATTGCTCTCGCCAATTTGGCCGACGAAATCGCGGCATCGGAACTTCCGAAGGGCTCTCCCACGCGACTGACGTTTCGCTTGGCTGGCCAAATCGCTAGAGAATACAACAATTCAGATCCCGAGGACCTGCTGGAATGGCTTAAAGAAGGCGAATCCCGGCAGATGTTTTCGGCGTTCCTAGTGTCGGATCTGCTTCAACAGGAAGGTGTCGAACGGACGAGCCCCGCCGGAGCCTCAATCTTGGAGAGCTTTCGAGACAGGCACGGCGTCATACTCCAACTCGAGCAGCAACTCGAGGCTGCGAGGCTGGCCGTGCAGCGCGTTCAGGAATCGGGTCTGTCCAATTCCGAGCGGATCAGTCGATACATAGGAGCATCGGCGGCTGTGCTGCAAACAGCCTCGATCGGTGCTGGATTGATCCCCGCCAATATCGCTGTGCAGGGCGACAGCATTGCAGAACTCCGCACATGGCTCGATCGCGGTGTACAATTGCATCAAGAGCTTCTCGCACGCGACTACCGCGCGCTCGTGACGTGGATGTTGAGCGACAAGAGCATCCGGACTGCTCTGGGGGAGCGAGGGACTACTTACTTTGTCTTTGCTGCCAACCTAGCCTCTGCCGATACTCCTGAAGAAGTCAGCAGCGTCCTTGAAGCAGCAAGTGCACCGGTCGGTTCCTACCGGGCGAAACGGAATCAGTTCGCGAGGCCGGCGGAGTGGGATGTGCTTCGGTACTCTACCAGCCCATCCAGCTATGGACCCTTCACTCTCGGCGTCACCGCATTCCTCGGTGGTCAGATCGGTTCCGAACGTACGATCGGCCTGCAGAACGAGGACGACGACTCTTTCTACGGCCTCTCTATTCCAATTGGGCTCGAAGCCAGCCTTGGACTGCCGTTCGGATCAGCTTCCGCGTTTTTCTCGGTGCTTGACGTAGGATCATTCGCCAGCCGCCGAGGAGATGATGAAGGGGTGGACGCCGACGCCGAGGTCGGCTGGAACCAGATTGTTGCACCAGGGCTGTATGGGTTCGTTGGCTTCCGCGGGGTTCCCCTAGTTCTCGGGTATGGCGTCCAAAAAGTGTCAGACCTCCGGCGATCCGGCGAGAGTTCGCAATCGGTAGACGTGTATCGCAGCGCGTTTTTTGTAGGGATCGATGTCACGGTGTTCAGGCTTTTCTGAGAGCCGGGACACATTCCACCACTTTAGATTTCGTGCGCGCGGTGGCTCTCACTCGGCCGCCGCGTGCTCGTTCGTTGCCTATAAAAGCAACTATGGGCTGGTCCTAATTTTTCTTTGTCCGGCTAGCTTTCAACGCGATGAGGGACGCATGCGAGCGAACCGGATTCTCCTGGTCACGGCGGGGCTGATGGTGGCGGGAAGCGTCTTCGGGGCATCGCCGACGCGGTGCTGATGTTCCTGATGGGGGCCGCCCGACGGCTGGCGCGGCCTGCCCCCGTGGGAGTACCTGGCGGTCGGCACCGTCGTCGGAGGGCTCTCCGGCGCCGTGGTTGGGCTCTCGGCGCGTGGCTGCTAATGCGCGACGTGCCGCTTGGCCTGGCGGTGGGCGGGACCACGCTGGGCATGGTGCTCGGTGGCGTGGCGGCTCTCGTTTCGAACTCGCCCGGGTCACTCTGTCTACGCCGGCCGCCGGGTTCGCCCTGGCGGCGCTGGCCCTTCGAGTCTATGCGCGGCGCCGACGTCAACTTCGCGGAACGCGGAGCGACGCGCGGCTGATGGGTTAGCGGCGCGTTCGGATGGCGGTGCGCTCCGGCGCGTGTGTGGCGGATCCCTCCGTCGCTGCGCAGTGCCGCGTGCGGGCAGGTTCCGGGTGGCCGCTCGGTCGGGATGACAGGTGTGCGGCGGCAGCTTTCGTGTTCGTGCAGGTGAAGCCCCGAGCAGGGCCGCGACAGCTGTTGTTGCGGCCGATTAACCCGCTCTGCCCCCAACTCTGAACGCCTCGTTGCCCGGACCTCGTAGTGGGCCACCATGACGATGGCCGTTCTGTACAAGACGCCTCCGCCTGACTGCCGTATCTTCGCCGGATGTGAAGCGTTCACCCGATTCCCTAAAGTGAGAACGGTATGAGCAAGGTTCGTTTCCAACCCTGGCGTCTTTTCCTGCTTCTCGGCGCGGTCGGCATTCTCGCCGGCGGCCCGCGCCACCCCGGCGGCAGCATGGCCGAAATGCTGGCGCACCCGGACTGGGTGCTTTCGCACGTGCTGGTGCTCGCGGGATACATCTCGCTGCTCGTGGCGCTCATCCTGTTCCGCCGCGACGGCGGCCTCCCCACCCGCACCGCCAAGTGGGCGCGGCTGGCGGTGATCGGCACGGCGCTCATGGCTACCGAGGCCGTGTTCCATACGTTCGCCTACCTGGACCACGCGAACCTCATGGCTGGCCGCACCACGCCCATCCTGACCATTCACCTGGCGCTGGCGGTGGTCCTGTATCCCGTGTTCTCCGTCACCATGATCGGCTTCATGCTGGCGGGTGCCCGCGAGCGGGTGATCGGGTCGCGGTGGATCACCTGGCTGGGAATCCTGGGCGCCGCGATGCACGGGATGGCGCCGCCGCTGGTGGTGGGGCTTGGGTTGACGGACTTCACGTTTCTGTTCCCCGGTGTCGTGCTGTTCGCGCTCTGGGAGCTGATCGCGACCTTCCTGCCGGCGCGCGGGGTCGTCCGTGTCCCGGCCGCCGCGCCGCTCGCCGCCACCGCCTGACGCGAGCGCCGTAAAACCGCAATCTCCGCGAGGTGCCGGTCGCCTCGCCGTACACCAAGGTTCCGACGAGTGGAAGCGTGGGATGCCGCCCATTCCACTCCGCCCTATGGCAAGCTACTCCTGAACGGCGCCTCGAGCGCCGGTCCCTGCCGCGCAGCGACTCGCTTCCGGGTCGTTGCGCGGTGCGTTTTCGCAGGACGCGGGCTGCTGCTCGGGCAAATCACCTTCCGCACGTTGTGGCGTAAATGGCGTGATATTTGCGCGCGCCTTCTGTGGGAGTCGCAGCCCACCGGATCCCCGGCTAAGGTAGCCGAATCGGTCGCCGGACTCCGACTCCCTCCCCGTTCATCCACTTCCGTTCATCTTCTGTATTGCGAGGTGCTTCATGTCTCTCCGGCCGTTTCACGCGTCCATTCTCCTCCCCCTCCTTCTGGTGGCCTGTCATGACGAGCGCCATCCCACAGCTCCCTCGGCGAGCCAGAGGGGCGGCCCCATCGCCGGTCCCCTGAGCACCCGCGGGCCCGTACCCATCATGCAGCCGGGGGCGAAAGGGGCCGGCCCTCAGCCCCTCTTCGGAGTAGCGGACGCGCCGGCATCGACCGCGCCGGCGACCTCGGGGGGCGCCAGCCCGGAACTCGTCTGGCAGCACACGGTTTCCGGCGAGCGCTCCATGTGGCACATGCAGGGTACGTCGTGGGACGGCACCTCGCTGCTTCCGCAGGTGGGCACGTCCTGGGACATTGCGGGCGCTGGCGACTTCACCGGGGACGGGCGTCAGGACCTCGTGTGGCAGAACACCGCCACGGGAGAGCGGTCCGTCTGGCACATGAAAGCCTCGTCCTGGCCCGGCGCCTACACCCTCCTCCCCCAGGTAGCTTCGTCATGGGAGATCGCGGCGGCCGCCGACTTCACCAGCGACGGCAAGCCCGACCTGGTGTGGCAGAACAACCAGACCGGTGAACGTTCCATCTGGGTGATGCAGGGCACCACCTACACGGGCCAGGCGATGATGCTTCCCACGGTGCCCATCGCGTGGAAGATCGCCGCGGCAGCGGATTTCAACGGCAACGGAAGCCCGGACCTGGTCTGGCAGAACACGTCCACCGGCGAGCGCTCCATCTGGCTGATGCAGGGCACCGTGTACACGCAGCAGTTCGCGACGCTGCCGACGGTGCCCGTGCAGTGGGAGATCGCGGCGGCGGGCGAGTTCACCGGGGACGCATCCCCCGATCTGGTGTGGCAGAACACCTTGACGGGCGAGCGCTCCATCTGGCACATGCAGGGCACCTCGTACTCCGGCACCCACACCCTTCTGCCCACCGTGGCCAAGGAGTGGCGAATCGCCACGGCGGGCCGCTTTGGCCGCGCACAGAGCTGCGCTCCCCCGGAAGCGTTCCAGCATCAGAGCTACACCGCGTTCTGGCGTTCCCCGTTCGGGTTCCGGGGCGCCACGCCGTGGCTGAACGCCGTCCAGAAAGCCGGGACAACCGCGACCAGCGCGGTTGAGATCGACTACATCCGGCTGTGGGCCCGGATCAACGGTGTGGCGCAGATCGTCGCGAGGAACGAGTATACCGACGCCAAGGCAGCGGGCGAGCTCAGGCTGCGCAATCCGTGGTTCGGCGGGGCCTGGCGGAGCATGCCCGTGCAGATTACGAACGGCGCGCTGGTCATCCATCCCAGCAGCAGTCCCAACGACGTTTGGCACCCGTACCTGGAGTCGTGGCCCGACCTGCGGGCCGACATCTCCGGTGCCGACAGCGTCTGGATGGAGGCGCGGGTCCGCGTGCAGGGGCCGGCCCTCGTGCAGGGAGGCCTGGATGCCTGGAAGAACCTGGACTACGCCTCGAACCGCGTCTACGAGGTGGGGGCGACGGACTGGGTCTGCGCCTCGGCCGACTGGCAGACCCTCACGATGACCCGCGGCACCGAGGTGGTGGGCTCGATCCAGGTGTCCGCGCCCCAGGGGTTTGCCGTCGGAAAGCCGGTCACCGCCGGGTTCACGTTGGGCAACTTCGACGACGACGCCATCCTGCTGAGCGAGGTGGGAGTGGACGTGCGCGTCAAGAACTCCTCAGACCCGTACTGCGATCCCTCGATCAGCACCACGCACGTCCCGGCGTATACGTTCGCCACGCAGGTGCAGCTGGTGCCTGGCCAGACGCAGTGGCACAGCGCGACATGGACGCCCTCCGCGCCCGGAACGTACTGCCTGCAGGTCGTAGAGAAACGGCCGACCAGCCCGCATTACCAACGTGTCTACTCCAGCCTGGGCTCACAGGTGATCGTCATCAACTGATCCGCTGACGAGGGGGTAGACAGATTGCATTCGGCGCGGCGCCAGATCTTGGCGCCGCGCCGTGTGTTTTGCGTGGGACTACTGAGCGAATGCTCGCGTCAGGAGGAACGTTCTGGCATTTGGACGCGGGATGGATACGTGAGATCCGCGAACTTGGGCTCGACAAGATGTCCGCTGTCCTGACATCGCAACACCGGTCCGAATTTCAGCAAGTAGTGCTCGATGCGTGGTTACTGTACTCCCGGTGCTCACTCGAGAGTTCGCCTGAGGGTAAGCTAATCTACGTTCTTTCCGCGCTTGAATCGTTGCTGCTTCGGAACTCACAAGAACCGATCCAAGAGAATCTCGCGCATCGTTTAGCGTTCTTGCTGACCACCAATGTTGATGAACGAAAACAGATCATCCGTACAGTTAAGGATACATACTCTCTCCGGAGCCGATTTGTGCACCATGGTGCTGGGATCGAGGATTACGATAAAGTCCAGAACTTCCTTCGACTCGTCTCGCACTTCTTCCTCGGGCTTGCGGAGCGCACCGAGAGATTCGTCACTCGAGAGGAGTTCTTGGAGGATATTGAGACGCGCCGGCTTGGCGGATGAAAGTCCTAGTCGTCTTGGCTCTATAGCCAATCTCCGCTAGGGAGCACCTACCGAGGTGGCGCTCCCCTCGTTGACCTCAACTGCGCAATTCTTCACCCCCGCAGCTGGGCCGCGATCCAGCGGTTGATCTTGGCGTCGAGCACGTCCAGGGGCAGGGCGCCGCTCTCCAGGATCGCGCGGTGGAAGGCCTTGATGTCGAAGCGCGGGCCCAGCGCGGCGCGGGCGCGCTCCAGCAGCTCAGTGATCTTCATCTGGCCGATCTTGTACGCCAGGCCCTGCCCGGGAATGGCGCTGAACCGCTCCACCTCGGACTGGGTGCTCGTCAGGCTGTTCGCCGAGTTCTGCTGCGCGTAGGCGATCGCCTGCTCGTGCGTCCACCCCTTGGCGTGGATGCCCGTGTCCAGCACCAGCCGGATGGCGCGCCACAGCTCCGACGACAGGTATCCGAAGTACTGGTACGGGTCCTGGTACAGCCCCAGGTCGCGCCCCAGCGTCTCCGCGTACAATCCCCAGCCCTCCGAATAGGCGGTGAACCCGCCGAAGCGCCGGATGCGGGGCAGGTGCTCCAGCTCGCGTTGGATGGAGATCTGGAAGTGGTGCCCGGGCGATCCTTCGTGGATCAGCAGCGACTCCATTCCATACCGCGGCCGTGAGCCGGGATCGTAGGTGTTCAGATGGAACACGCCGGGGCGCGAGCCATCCGGGCTGGCCGCCGTGTACGATCCGCCCGAGAAGCTGCGCTCGCGGAACGGCTCCACGGGGCGGATCTCGTAGTTCGCGCGCGGCTTGACGTCGAACAGCCGGTCCGTGGACGCGTCGATGCGCGCCTGCGCGGCCCGGTAGTCGGTCAGCATCTCCTCGCGGGTGGTGTAGCGGAACTGCGGCGCCATCTGCATGTGCTGCATGAACGACTTCAGGTCGCGCGTCCACCCCACCTGCCGCATCACCGTCTCCATCTCGCGATGGATGCGCGCCACCTCCGCCAACCCAATCTCGTGCACCTGCTCGGGCGTCAGGTTGGTCGTGGTGCTCGTCCGCACCATGTACTCGTACCAGGCGCGGCCGTTCGGGAGCGCCGAGAGGCCCACTGTCGTCCGGGTGCGCGGCAGGTACTCGTCGCGCACGAAGTCGTGCAGCCGGCGGAAGGTGGGGACGATGCGCTCGCGGATGGCCTGCGTGTACGCCGCCGTCAGCCGCTCGCGGTCCGCGGCGGAAAACGTCGACGGCATGCTGGTGATGGGCCCCCAGAACAGGCTCTGCGCCGGGTCAGCCACCACGTGAGCCGAAAGCTGCGGCAGCACGCGCTCCATCAAGATGCGCGGCTGCACGACACCGGTGGCGATCCCCTCGCGCATGTTGGCGATGGACGCATCCACCACCCGCTCGAAGTCGCCGATGCGCGACAGGAAGTCTTCGTAGTCCTTCACCGTCTTGAACGGGTGCAGCCCCGTCCCGGACCCCATCTGCGCGAACGAGGCGGTGAAGTTGAAGAACTGGTTGAGCGGCATCAGGTGCGACGGAAACTGCTCGGCCTCTCGCACATTCTCCAGGTTCCACCGGAACACGTCGTAGGTCAGCTGGTGCTCCTCGTCGAGCGCGGCGCGGTCGATGGCCCGCAGCCGCGCCTCGTAGTCCGCCCCGAGCGCCCGGAATGCGGCGCGCGTTTCCGGGACGAACCCCGCCGTGTACCGATCGTTGTACCGCGCGTCGCCGATGAACGTTGCCGAGGTGGGGCTCAGGGGCAGGGTAGCCTCGAAGTACGCCTCCGCCAGCTGGTCCAATTCCTGGGTGGCGTAGGCGAACGTGGTCGGCGCGGTCTCAATCCTCCAGTCGGGCGGCGTCTGTGTAGGTGCGCACGCAGCCAGCACGCAGGCCATCATCAACGTCGAACGAGTCTTCACCGGAACGCTCCTTCGGAACGGGGGCTATCGACGGTACGATTGTGTCGGGAACCGGCTCCGCAGCGAAAGCCGCGCCGCGGCTCCGATCTGTTCGGGCACGGATCACGCAACGCCTGCGGCCCGCGCAAACAGGGGCGCGACGCACGACGGCATGTGAAGATGGGGAAGATGCAGACGAGAAAGCTCGGCAACAGCGACATGGAGATAACACCCATCGGCTTCGGCTCGTGGGCCATTGGCGGGCCGGGGTGGGCGTTCGGGTGGGGGCCGCAGGACGACCAGCAGGCCATTGAGGCCATCCACCGGGCGCTGGACCTGGGGGTGAACTGGATCGATACGGCCGCGGTGTACGGCTTGGGCCACTCGGAAGAGCTGGTAGCGCGCGCGCTGGAGGGATGGTCTGGCGCGCGTCCGTGGGTGTTCACCAAGTGCGGCCTGCGCTGGAACGAAGGCGAGGGCGATCCTTACAACAACCTCACCGCCGATTCCATCCGCAAGGAGTGCGAAGACAGCCTGCGCCGGCTGAAGGTGGAGGCGATCGACCTGTACCAGATCCACTGGCCCGTCGACGACGACCCGGCGCAGAACGAGGAAGGCTGGCGCACCATGGCCGAGCT is part of the Longimicrobium sp. genome and encodes:
- the xerD gene encoding site-specific tyrosine recombinase XerD, whose translation is MTESVVAAADKPAPPISFAVEQFIDYLRFERNLSELTLEAYEHDIVRMAEFARTKGRATPGDVTTSDLRNYFLLLKDLGLAPSSIGRNVSSLHTYFRFLLGENLVVADPSEGIATPKAWKRLPDVLSVAEMEALLEAPDLSHPLAWRDRAMLEFAYASGVRVSELTDLRIRNLYLDEEFASVFGKGAKERLVPIGRRAIGALSIYLRETRPVLDRGKGEGRVFLNARGGPLTRMGVWKILRQHVQTAGIEKRVSPHVLRHSFATHLLEGGADLVAVQEMLGHADIGTTQRYTHVDRTYLQQEHRSHHPRA
- a CDS encoding VCBS repeat-containing protein encodes the protein MWHMQGTSWDGTSLLPQVGTSWDIAGAGDFTGDGRQDLVWQNTATGERSVWHMKASSWPGAYTLLPQVASSWEIAAAADFTSDGKPDLVWQNNQTGERSIWVMQGTTYTGQAMMLPTVPIAWKIAAAADFNGNGSPDLVWQNTSTGERSIWLMQGTVYTQQFATLPTVPVQWEIAAAGEFTGDASPDLVWQNTLTGERSIWHMQGTSYSGTHTLLPTVAKEWRIATAGRFGRAQSCAPPEAFQHQSYTAFWRSPFGFRGATPWLNAVQKAGTTATSAVEIDYIRLWARINGVAQIVARNEYTDAKAAGELRLRNPWFGGAWRSMPVQITNGALVIHPSSSPNDVWHPYLESWPDLRADISGADSVWMEARVRVQGPALVQGGLDAWKNLDYASNRVYEVGATDWVCASADWQTLTMTRGTEVVGSIQVSAPQGFAVGKPVTAGFTLGNFDDDAILLSEVGVDVRVKNSSDPYCDPSISTTHVPAYTFATQVQLVPGQTQWHSATWTPSAPGTYCLQVVEKRPTSPHYQRVYSSLGSQVIVIN
- a CDS encoding DUF885 domain-containing protein — its product is MKTRSTLMMACVLAACAPTQTPPDWRIETAPTTFAYATQELDQLAEAYFEATLPLSPTSATFIGDARYNDRYTAGFVPETRAAFRALGADYEARLRAIDRAALDEEHQLTYDVFRWNLENVREAEQFPSHLMPLNQFFNFTASFAQMGSGTGLHPFKTVKDYEDFLSRIGDFERVVDASIANMREGIATGVVQPRILMERVLPQLSAHVVADPAQSLFWGPITSMPSTFSAADRERLTAAYTQAIRERIVPTFRRLHDFVRDEYLPRTRTTVGLSALPNGRAWYEYMVRTSTTTNLTPEQVHEIGLAEVARIHREMETVMRQVGWTRDLKSFMQHMQMAPQFRYTTREEMLTDYRAAQARIDASTDRLFDVKPRANYEIRPVEPFRERSFSGGSYTAASPDGSRPGVFHLNTYDPGSRPRYGMESLLIHEGSPGHHFQISIQRELEHLPRIRRFGGFTAYSEGWGLYAETLGRDLGLYQDPYQYFGYLSSELWRAIRLVLDTGIHAKGWTHEQAIAYAQQNSANSLTSTQSEVERFSAIPGQGLAYKIGQMKITELLERARAALGPRFDIKAFHRAILESGALPLDVLDAKINRWIAAQLRG